One region of Synechococcales cyanobacterium T60_A2020_003 genomic DNA includes:
- a CDS encoding pre-peptidase C-terminal domain-containing protein: MAKDKAGNSIKTANQTAFNSLKPKAINFSDSIGGSDASDYFRARLKSRTSVELSLTGLKQDANLQLLQKSGKVIKQSNKKGKSNETLNITLDSGVYYFHIVGTSKETDYTLRATGNRDNGGDKVDSATSVTVNDGKTVFKDYIGPSDKADVYQFTTINSGPQQIKLKMSGLKADANLALLGSDGKPITSSQKSGTARETITQTLMPDTTYFMKVSAGRKQPGTPYKLLSNLGDVPDGAGNARDKAAAKFLQLPALGDSFSTLVTELLNKEDVDVFRIVGPNEPTSIDLRLTGLSEDADLYLYEEGNPDAIATSDQGGTRNEAVNGVILAPGVNYYIKVAPYDPSKYTFFTLSARTQFGINDSAGNTPVAARNIDDDPVWRAGTPGVSQGPLDPTQYADAVGSFDTDDYYVFTLNQRSSLRLKADLTSGSANLQLIGGDGTTVLESVSGTTSSQPKIEGVFTEGTYYIRVSPNGGSTASALYELNLAAKSVEFDPAFVKDIRLGPESSGVPGDMVEIGGLLYFAADDGTGVQLWRTDGTGVDGSLTGSKDDDGTEKLTNEAFTSLENLTVASIGGSDVLFFTAGTAETGTELWRWDAVNGASLVKDIAVGTGSSGIGATTGIVAVGDRVYFDAIEQGSGTSLNIELWYSDGTEAGTQSLELVPGEFFGSFPRDLININDTAYFVASNGSSERLFTIDTSGGTVTALEVAGQGGLSNFGSLTNVNGTLYFTASGAAEGGSDRGNEIWRISSTTGEPEAVADIVAGSAGAASISNLSVLGDSLFFAANSGSAGTELWEMKINPSTKATTVAIAADINVTAANAGSNPQQLTVVDGKLFFLADDGINGRGLWRYDPAAAVGQRTSLVQYDDGGMLRDVAASGGVALNPSAGSLISVGDFLYFKANRDATGSELWRVSPLLNGNAEELDLLAGDLSSSPSDFTEVNGRLFFRAADAGDTDESVGRELWVVGLAENP, translated from the coding sequence ATGGCCAAAGACAAAGCAGGGAACAGCATCAAAACCGCAAACCAGACCGCCTTTAACTCCTTAAAACCGAAGGCGATCAATTTCAGTGACTCTATCGGTGGCAGCGACGCTAGCGATTATTTCAGAGCACGCTTGAAAAGCCGTACGAGTGTTGAGCTTTCCTTAACCGGACTCAAGCAAGACGCCAATCTTCAGCTCTTGCAAAAAAGTGGCAAAGTGATCAAGCAATCAAATAAAAAAGGGAAATCGAATGAGACGCTCAACATCACTCTAGATTCAGGGGTTTACTACTTCCATATCGTAGGTACGTCCAAAGAAACGGACTACACCCTACGGGCTACTGGAAATCGCGACAATGGGGGCGACAAAGTTGACTCCGCTACATCTGTGACTGTAAATGACGGAAAGACGGTTTTCAAAGATTACATTGGCCCATCCGACAAAGCAGACGTTTATCAGTTCACCACAATTAACAGTGGGCCACAGCAGATCAAGCTGAAGATGTCTGGCTTAAAGGCAGATGCAAATTTAGCCCTCTTGGGCAGTGATGGAAAACCCATCACCAGTAGCCAAAAGTCTGGCACGGCTAGAGAGACCATTACTCAAACCTTAATGCCAGACACGACTTACTTTATGAAGGTATCAGCGGGTCGTAAACAGCCGGGTACACCGTACAAATTGCTCAGCAATCTTGGCGACGTACCAGACGGGGCAGGCAATGCGCGAGACAAAGCAGCGGCCAAATTCCTGCAATTGCCTGCTCTTGGTGATTCTTTCTCGACTCTAGTAACAGAGTTACTGAACAAAGAGGATGTGGACGTATTCCGCATTGTGGGACCCAACGAACCTACCAGTATTGATCTGAGGCTCACGGGGTTATCAGAAGACGCCGATCTCTACCTATACGAAGAGGGTAATCCAGATGCGATTGCGACTAGCGACCAAGGTGGAACCAGGAACGAAGCAGTTAATGGTGTTATTCTCGCACCAGGAGTGAACTACTACATCAAAGTAGCTCCCTATGATCCAAGTAAGTACACCTTCTTCACCTTAAGTGCGAGAACCCAATTCGGAATTAATGACTCAGCAGGCAATACACCCGTTGCAGCTCGTAATATTGATGACGATCCGGTTTGGCGGGCTGGAACCCCTGGTGTTTCCCAAGGCCCCTTGGATCCGACCCAGTATGCTGATGCGGTCGGCAGTTTTGATACGGATGACTATTACGTCTTTACCTTAAATCAAAGGAGTTCCCTGCGCCTGAAAGCGGACTTGACCAGCGGTAGTGCAAATCTCCAGTTGATTGGAGGTGATGGCACAACTGTTTTAGAGTCAGTGTCGGGTACTACAAGCAGTCAACCAAAGATTGAGGGTGTGTTTACGGAGGGAACATACTACATTCGCGTCAGTCCCAACGGTGGTTCAACGGCGAGTGCGTTGTATGAGCTGAATTTAGCCGCTAAGTCCGTCGAATTCGACCCTGCGTTTGTGAAAGATATTCGCCTAGGGCCAGAGTCCTCTGGTGTGCCGGGAGACATGGTTGAAATTGGTGGATTGCTGTACTTTGCCGCTGATGATGGCACGGGAGTTCAGCTCTGGAGAACCGACGGTACGGGGGTAGATGGCTCCTTAACGGGTAGTAAGGATGACGACGGTACTGAGAAGCTGACGAACGAAGCCTTTACATCCCTTGAGAACCTAACGGTTGCGTCTATTGGCGGCAGCGACGTGCTCTTCTTTACGGCTGGAACGGCGGAAACCGGAACCGAACTCTGGCGATGGGATGCGGTGAATGGAGCATCGCTCGTTAAAGATATTGCCGTTGGTACGGGCTCGTCTGGAATTGGGGCAACGACTGGCATTGTGGCGGTGGGCGATCGCGTCTACTTTGATGCCATTGAGCAAGGGAGTGGCACGTCTCTGAACATCGAACTGTGGTATAGCGATGGCACAGAAGCTGGAACTCAGTCTCTAGAGCTTGTCCCCGGCGAGTTTTTTGGCTCGTTCCCCAGAGATCTGATTAACATCAACGATACAGCCTACTTTGTTGCAAGTAATGGCTCATCAGAAAGACTCTTTACAATCGATACCTCCGGTGGAACCGTCACAGCGCTTGAAGTGGCTGGGCAAGGCGGCTTGAGTAACTTTGGCAGTTTGACGAATGTGAATGGTACGCTTTACTTCACGGCGAGTGGTGCTGCCGAGGGCGGGAGCGATCGCGGCAATGAAATTTGGCGAATTTCGTCCACCACAGGCGAGCCAGAAGCAGTCGCAGACATCGTAGCAGGTTCAGCAGGAGCGGCTAGTATCAGCAACCTATCTGTGCTCGGTGATAGCCTTTTCTTCGCCGCGAATAGTGGCAGTGCTGGTACAGAACTATGGGAGATGAAGATTAATCCCTCTACGAAGGCGACGACGGTGGCGATCGCTGCTGACATCAACGTCACTGCCGCCAATGCTGGATCAAACCCGCAGCAGTTAACGGTTGTGGATGGCAAGCTGTTCTTCCTGGCGGATGATGGAATCAACGGCCGAGGCTTGTGGCGCTATGACCCAGCCGCCGCTGTTGGTCAAAGAACGAGCCTTGTTCAATACGATGATGGCGGTATGCTGCGCGATGTTGCCGCCAGCGGAGGTGTTGCACTGAACCCCTCGGCGGGGAGCTTGATTTCGGTTGGGGATTTCTTGTACTTCAAGGCAAATCGTGATGCCACGGGTAGTGAGCTATGGCGCGTGAGCCCATTGTTGAATGGTAATGCCGAAGAACTCGATCTCTTAGCTGGCGATCTCAGTTCCAGCCCGTCTGACTTTACGGAGGTGAATGGACGACTCTTCTTCCGGGCTGCCGATGCAGGGGATACCGATGAATCTGTCGGTCGTGAGCTATGGGTTGTGGGCTTAGCGGAAAATCCGTAG